A genome region from Manihot esculenta cultivar AM560-2 chromosome 5, M.esculenta_v8, whole genome shotgun sequence includes the following:
- the LOC110614705 gene encoding uncharacterized protein LOC110614705 isoform X6, protein MSKHNLDTSSHKPPPLNALTNSFMTQNQLVDSLTAHISLYHSRSLPPNLNSNPNPRSSILKWFSSLSVHQRQAHLTTVDYKFTQLLIQMLGKVRTHGHGRFIILPDLPSTDLPSLCYKKSRGLLSRTAQSNESERLIFDSTRLFGSKEGEKIEECSCSIKCLDSVTVSEALVENVDKFVEAMDEVSNGGFLRGEESELGSDWVELEWLKAKGYYSIEAFVANRLEVALRLAWMNCSNCKKRGVKLKEKVTASGASANVFWRKKGCVDWWLNLDAETRRKFLTLTLGKAAKSLTLEIVKEASSALEDEMWMFKTGAEQPLTYIYAESMPQAVQKLSDDAEFGSPITSALPSGKAASLANLFNSLFVVRDLVTLILPGQHSEFDISKVFFSTLGSVSSISDCILRKVRALVMVISLDCTKLELLGEGNFKCLTSKPKEKLSAGSRKKKGKTHNMKKLNPAPGTVAKESSSGKSLKDTESTLAYSEKLDSSEFNESPNVPHGKEIHRDILSSAVEMEHSQGLVLGKGRTAIRKNKKGKNKNKNASLNNLVEVRNSEGSAAKAPCLSVLSSDEHAKHGRLSDSSFIQNASNDNLFGDVTFALNMRLSSSDNLSSEEGIDTQSVQEDYFVGCNGGICHTGSEHQQSSNSLIEDETIPSRVEIVNVNMENNLTSHLVPVQELDTVSSNDDVNFKNQKAKAKSNLAEKSVETLSVKEESTLIQGQNKNFRDTRLTDPAECISYEWPSLTPVYFPSINSHLLPATDRLHLDVGHNWHNHIRQPFVPTVHQARNSPIESGYSRTLSRPLPMSLDWPPVVRSTYGLAPSMTCNYDSGFISRGQSVFQQSFTHNMPINAETGDDERKYSGDLIDASESTNAQEVMDEYESHWISEEELEVHAVSGIDYNQYFGGGVMYWNPSDYPGTGFSRPLSLSSDDSTWAWHEADINRAVDDMVAFSSSYSTNGLTSPTAASFCSPFDPLGPGHQALGYVVSGNEVPGKVLHSSSTATDTATEEDVTGSLANLSGDVEGKTGDSLPYPILPPIIIPTMSRERSRSDFKRSHDHKSPCVPPSRREQPRIKRPPSPVVLCVPRAPRPPPPSPVGDSRKHRGFPTVRSGSSSPRHWSMRGWYHEGSNLEEACVRMDGAEVVWPSWRNKNLSSRSMVQPLPGGLLQDHLIAMSQLARDQEHPDISFPLQTPESQNCPARKASLSLMHSLLHDEIDSFCKQVAAENMEKKPFINWAVKRVTRSLQVLWPRSRTNIFGSNATGLSLPTSDVDLVVCLPPVRNLEPIKEAGILEGRNGIKETCLQHAARYLANQEWVKNDSLKTVENTAIPIIMLVVEVPNDLINSASSNVQSPKEEQTRMTGEHENHVHSDIVGSEDSISPKCSQINDDSTKEVKSIRLDISFKSPSHTGLQTTELVKELTEQFPAATPLALVLKQFLADRSLDQSYSGGLSSYCLVLLITRFLQHEHHLGRAINQNWGSLLIDFLYFFGNVFDPRRMRISVQGSGVYINRERGYRHFQKRILYWRMSWHPFLMMLMHV, encoded by the exons AACCGACCTTCCCAGCCTCTGCTACAAGAAGTCACGTGGCCTCTTGTCCCGAACCGCTCAGTCCAACGAGTCCGAACGCTTGATTTTCGACTCAACCCGGCTTTTCGGCTCCAAAGAAGGCGAGAAGATCGAAGAATGTTCTTGTTCGATTAAGTGCTTAGATTCGGTGACTGTGAGCGAAGCACTGGTGGAAAATGTGGACAAGTTTGTTGAGGCAATGGATGAGGTATCGAATGGAGGATTTTTAAGGGGAGAAGAGAGCGAATTGGGATCGGATTGGGTGGAATTGGAATGGTTAAAAGCTAAAGGTTATTATAGCATTGAGGCTTTTGTGGCAAATAGGTTAGAGGTGGCGTTGAGGCTAGCCTGGATGAATTGTAGTAATTGTAAGAAAAGAGGGGTTAAATTGAAGGAGAAAGTGACTGCTTCGGGTGCGTCTGCCAACGTATTTTGGAGGAAGAAGGGATGTGTCGATTGGTGGCTGAATTTGGATGCTGAAACGAGGAGGAAATTCTTGACTCTGACGCTGGGGAAAGCTGCAAAATCATTG ACACTTGAGATTGTGAAGGAGGCGAGTTCTGCGCTGGAGGATGAGATGTGGATGTTTAAAACTGGAGCAGAACAGCCATTGACGTACATTTATGCTGAGTCAATGCCACAAGCTGTTCAAAAACTCTCAGATGATGCAGAGTTTGGTTCACCAATTACATCTGCTTTGCCCTCTGGGAAAGCTGCTTCTTTGGCCAATCTATTTAATAGTTTATTCGTTGTTCGGGATCTTGTTACTTTGATATTACCAGGTCAGCATAGTGAGTTTGACATATCGAAGGTATTTTTTAGCACTTTGGGTTCAGTCAGTAGCATATCTGATTGCATATTAAGAAAAGTACGGGCACTTGTTATGGTTATTTCACTTGATTGCACAAAGCTTGAACTTCTTGGAGAGGGAAATTTCAAGTGTTTAACCAGTAAACCAAAGGAAAAGCTTAGTGCAGGTAGCCGTAAGAAAAAGGGGAAGACTCATAACATGAAAAAGCTAAATCCTGCTCCAGGGACAGTCGCAAAAGAGTCCTCTTCTGGCAAATCTTTGAAG GATACTGAATCTACACTGGCTTATTCTGAGAAGTTGGATTCGTCAGAGTTCAATGAGTCGCCCAATGTACCTCATGGGAAGGAAATACACAGAGACATATTGTCTTCAGCAGTTGAGATG GAACACTCCCAAGGATTGGTGCTTGGAAAAGGGCGCACTGCTATAAGGAAgaacaaaaaaggaaaaaataaaaataaaaacgctAGCCTAAACAATCTGGTTGAAGTGAGAAATTCTGAAGGATCTGCAGCAAAAGCTCCCTGCTTGTCTGTTCTCTCTTCAGATGAGCATGCAAAGCATGGCAGATTATCAGATAGTTCATTCATCCAGAATGCATCAAATGATAATTTATTTGGTGATGTCACCTTTGCATTAAATATGAGGCTAAGTAGTTCTGATAATCTGTCCTCTGAGGAGGGGATTGATACCCAAAGCGTTCAAGAAGATTATTTTGTTGGGTGCAATGGGGGAATCTGCCATACGGGTTCAGAGCATCAGCAGTCCTCAAATAGCCTTATTGAGGATGAAACTATACCGTCCAGAGTAGAAATAGTAAACGTTAACATGGAGAATAACCTAACATCTCATTTAGTGCCTGTGCAGGAGCTTGACACTGTTTCAAGCAATGACGATGTCAATTTTAAGAACCAGAAAGCCAAGGCAAAATCAAATCTTGCTGAAAAATCAGTTGAAACTCTTAGTGTAAAAGAAGAATCTACCCTAATACAGGgacaaaataaaaactttagaGACACCAGGCTCACTGATCCTGCAGAATGCATTTCATATGAGTGGCCTAGTTTAACTCCTGTCTATTTTCCATCTATTAATTCGCATCTTCTACCTGCCACTGATAGATTGCATCTGGATGTTGGTCACAATTGGCATAATCACATTCGTCAGCCTTTTGTTCCCACAGTGCATCAAGCGAGAAATTCTCCCATTGAAAGTGGTTACAGCCGAACTCTGTCTCGACCATTGCCAATGAGTTTAGACTGGCCCCCAGTGGTTAGAAGCACTTATGGATTAGCACCATCCATGACATGTAATTATGATTCTGGATTTATATCAAGAGGCCAATCTGTGTTTCAGCAGAGTTTCACTCATAATATGCCAATTAATGCAGAGACTGGTGATGATGAGAGAAAGTATTCTGGGGATCTTATAGACGCATCTGAATCAACAAATGCACAGGAAGTGATGGATGAATATGAAAGCCACTGGATATCAGAGGAAGAATTGGAGGTGCATGCGGTTTCTGGGATAGATTATAATCAATATTTTGGTGGTGGTGTAATGTATTGGAATCCTTCTGATTACCCAGGGACAGGTTTCTCTCGACCTCTTTCTCTTAGTTCTGATGATAGCACATGGGCTTGGCATGAAGCTGACATCAATAGGGCCGTTGATGACATGGttgctttctcttcttcttataGTACTAATGGTTTGACTTCACCAACTGCTGCTTCTTTCTGTTCTCCTTTTGATCCTTTGGGCCCTGGACACCAGGCACTTGGTTATGTTGTATCAGGGAATGAAGTACCTGGCAAGGTTCTGCATTCTTCATCAACAGCAACAGACACGGCTACAGAAGAGGATGTTACTGGATCTTTGGCCAATTTGTCTGGTGATGTTGAAGGGAAGACAGGAGATTCACTTCCTTACCCCATATTGCCTCCCATCATCATTCCAACTATGTCGAGAGAAAGATCGAGATCTGATTTTAAGCGTAGCCATGATCATAAAAGCCCATGCGTTCCTCCTTCTAGGCGGGAACAACCTCGGATAAAGAGACCACCATCACCTGTAGTGCTTTGTGTTCCACGGGCTCCACGTCCACCACCCCCCTCGCCTGTGGGCGACTCTAGAAAACACCGGGGTTTTCCTACTGTTAGGTCTGGTAGCTCCAGCCCAAGACACTGGAGTATGAGAGGTTGGTACCATGAAGGAAGTAATTTGGAAGAAGCTTGTGTACGTATGGATGGTGCTGAAGTTGTTTGGCCTTCTTGGAGGAATAAAAATCTTTCATCTCGCTCAATGGTTCAGCCTCTCCCTGGGGGTTTGCTGCAAGACCATCTGATTGCCATGTCCCAATTAGCACGTGACCAGGAACAT CCAGATATATCATTTCCACTTCAAACACCTGAGTCACAGAACTGTCCAGCACGAAAGGCATCTCTTTCTTTGATGCACAGCCTACTCCATGATGAAATTGATTCTTTTTGCAAGCAG GTTGCTGCAGAAAATATGGAGAAGAAGCCTTTTATTAATTGGGCTGTCAAGCGGGTTACCAGATCTCTCCAAGTCCTATGGCCCAGGTCCAGAACAAACATCTTTGGATCAAATGCAACTGGTTTATCCCTTCCAACAAGTGATGTTGACCTTGTGGTTTGTCTTCCTCCAGTGAGGAACTTG GAACCTATCAAGGAGGCTGGGATTTTGGAGGGCCGAAATGGTATTAAAGAAACTTGTCTTCAG CATGCTGCAAGGTATCTTGCAAACCAAGAGTGGGTGAAAAATGATTCGCTGAAGACTGTGGAGAATACAGCT ATACCTATTATTATGCTTGTGGTGGAGGTTCCAAATGATCTGATCAACTCTGCCTCGTCTAATGTACAATCACCAAAGGAGGAGCAAACTCGTATGACAGGTGAACATGAAAACCATGTTCACTCTGATATAGTTGGTTCAGAAGACTCAATTTCACCAAAATGCTCACAAATTAATGATGATAGTACTAAGGAAGTGAAATCAATTCGTCTGGACATCAGCTTTAAGTCTCCATCACATACTGGGCTCCAAACTACAGAACTG GTAAAAGAGCTTACTGAGCAATTTCCAGCTGCAACACCTCTTGCTTTGGTACTAAAACAGTTCTTGGCAGATCGTAGCCTTGATCAGTCCTACTCTGGTGGCTTAAGTTCCTATTGCTTG GTGCTACTAATTACTCGTTTTCTGCAGCATGAGCATCATCTTGGACGGGCTATTAATCAA AACTGGGGAAGCCTTCTGATTGATTTTCTTTACTTCTTTGG GAATGTGTTTGATCCTCGCCGAATGCGTATCTCTGTTCAGGGAAGTGGAGTATATATAAATAGGGAAAGAGGTTATAG